From Riemerella anatipestifer ATCC 11845 = DSM 15868, a single genomic window includes:
- the glmM gene encoding phosphoglucosamine mutase, which translates to MALIKSISGIRGTIGGKVDENLTPLDVVKFTSAFGTWLQNTKQKKDLTLVLGRDARISGGMVSSLVTATLQGLGIHVIDLGLSTTPTVEVMVPELNADGGIILTASHNPKQWNALKLLNEKGEFISGKDGSEVLSIAEREDFNYADVDSLGSYETRDDAFDIHIKKILALPMVDAQAVKAKKFKVVLDAVNSTGGIAIPLLLEALGCEVVKLYCEPNGHFPHNPEPLKEHLTDICELVKKEGADLGIVVDPDVDRLALIDEKGEMFGEEYTLVAVADYLLRKKKGAAISNLSSSRALRDVAQSLGSSYFASAVGEVNVVTLMKEKNAVIGGEGNGGIIYPNLHYGRDSLVGVALFLTHLAKENKTVSELRQTYPAYFMGKKKIELTPDINVDALLEQMTERYKNEEISTVDGVKIDFPNNWVHLRKSNTEPIIRIYTEAQSQQEADELADRIIEEIKGLI; encoded by the coding sequence ATGGCACTTATAAAATCTATCTCAGGAATTAGAGGTACAATTGGCGGAAAAGTAGATGAAAACTTAACGCCGCTAGATGTCGTAAAGTTCACTTCCGCTTTTGGAACTTGGCTTCAGAATACCAAACAGAAGAAAGACTTAACCTTAGTCTTAGGTCGAGATGCTAGAATTTCTGGAGGTATGGTATCCTCTTTAGTTACAGCCACTTTACAAGGGTTGGGGATTCATGTTATAGATTTAGGACTTTCTACTACGCCTACGGTAGAGGTTATGGTGCCAGAGTTGAATGCAGATGGAGGTATCATTCTTACGGCTTCCCATAATCCAAAACAATGGAATGCCCTTAAATTACTTAATGAAAAAGGAGAGTTCATTAGTGGTAAAGATGGATCTGAGGTACTTTCGATAGCAGAAAGAGAAGATTTTAATTATGCTGATGTGGATAGTTTAGGAAGCTATGAAACTCGTGATGATGCTTTTGATATTCACATCAAAAAAATATTAGCACTACCAATGGTAGATGCACAAGCAGTTAAAGCTAAGAAGTTTAAAGTAGTTTTAGATGCCGTTAATTCTACGGGAGGAATAGCTATTCCGCTTCTTTTAGAGGCGTTGGGTTGCGAAGTTGTAAAACTCTATTGTGAACCTAATGGGCATTTTCCTCATAATCCAGAACCTTTGAAAGAACACCTTACCGATATATGTGAATTGGTGAAAAAAGAAGGAGCAGATTTAGGAATTGTAGTTGACCCCGATGTAGATAGATTGGCTCTTATAGATGAGAAAGGAGAAATGTTTGGAGAAGAATACACGCTAGTAGCCGTGGCAGACTATCTTTTAAGAAAGAAAAAAGGAGCAGCTATTTCTAACCTTTCTTCTAGTCGTGCATTGAGAGATGTGGCTCAAAGTTTAGGGTCTTCTTATTTTGCGAGTGCTGTAGGAGAGGTTAATGTAGTTACTTTGATGAAAGAGAAAAATGCCGTAATAGGTGGAGAAGGTAACGGCGGAATAATCTATCCAAATTTACATTATGGTAGAGATTCTTTGGTAGGAGTAGCTTTATTTTTAACTCACTTAGCTAAAGAGAACAAAACAGTGTCTGAGCTTAGACAAACCTATCCTGCCTATTTTATGGGTAAAAAGAAGATAGAACTTACACCAGATATCAATGTAGATGCTCTTTTGGAACAAATGACAGAGCGTTACAAAAACGAAGAAATATCCACTGTAGATGGTGTTAAAATAGATTTTCCTAATAATTGGGTACACTTAAGAAAATCTAATACAGAGCCTATCATTAGAATCTATACAGAAGCTCAATCTCAACAAGAAGCAGATGAACTAGCTGATAGAATTATAGAGGAGATTAAGGGTTTGATATAA
- a CDS encoding DUF3820 family protein: MNPEILKEICLTKMPFGKYKNYILADLPVAYLEWFMRNGGFPKNKLGMQLSTVYEIKINGLEELLKPIRKSL, from the coding sequence ATGAATCCTGAAATTCTAAAAGAAATCTGCCTTACTAAAATGCCTTTTGGTAAATATAAGAACTACATCTTGGCAGACCTTCCCGTAGCCTATTTAGAGTGGTTTATGAGAAATGGAGGTTTCCCTAAAAATAAACTAGGAATGCAACTATCCACCGTTTACGAAATTAAAATCAATGGATTAGAAGAACTACTAAAACCAATAAGAAAGAGCCTCTAG
- a CDS encoding tetratricopeptide repeat protein, whose translation MEEFFENELAKQFEEMIENNEERYFDTDDLEEIIIHYLELGDTTYAELAVNFALKLHPNSLDIKTKKLEVLLELQQYREAKELINELREASLENTDFLVCCAKYYSNLGNPRRAIDYCLKALTLNEEENFLHNFIADEYVNLEDPSNALIHYKKALNHDPYDDYALENVIICFYKLNKNDDAIKFLNHYIEEFPFSETAWFEYGQFYFNRKNYEEAIRGFDYFLAINSNSVGVYANKAACYEAMQEWDKAVEVYEEMLELEYTKAYTYYKIGLCHKENKKPLLALKSFQKSLVEDPQFYLSMMEQSFLYEEMGQMKEALHFAKEATALNDTNVDYQKRLAFLYIDSELFEESLPCLEKMVEAEPNRFYNWYAYTEVLMLVGQYNKALETLQKAISLHKDRAEFYYQMSNVLFNLGKEEDAREYLATALVMEPSLAQDMLQKYPFIRDEVKRVKANKKES comes from the coding sequence TTGGAAGAGTTTTTTGAAAATGAACTGGCAAAGCAGTTCGAAGAAATGATAGAAAATAACGAGGAACGCTACTTCGATACGGATGATTTGGAGGAAATCATCATCCACTATTTGGAGTTGGGTGATACTACCTATGCCGAACTTGCCGTTAATTTTGCATTAAAACTTCATCCTAATTCATTAGATATTAAAACTAAAAAACTAGAAGTTCTTTTAGAATTACAGCAGTATAGAGAAGCTAAAGAGCTTATTAACGAGCTAAGGGAGGCATCTTTAGAAAATACAGATTTTCTAGTTTGTTGTGCTAAATATTATTCTAATCTAGGTAATCCTAGAAGGGCGATAGATTACTGTCTTAAGGCTTTAACGCTAAATGAAGAGGAGAATTTTCTGCATAATTTCATCGCTGATGAATATGTGAATTTAGAGGATCCTTCTAATGCTTTAATACATTATAAAAAAGCTCTTAATCACGACCCTTATGATGACTATGCTTTAGAAAATGTAATAATTTGTTTTTACAAGCTAAATAAAAATGATGATGCTATAAAATTCCTTAACCATTACATAGAAGAATTTCCTTTTTCGGAGACGGCTTGGTTTGAGTATGGTCAGTTTTATTTCAATAGAAAAAACTACGAAGAAGCCATACGAGGATTTGATTATTTTTTAGCCATTAACTCTAATTCTGTTGGGGTTTATGCCAATAAGGCTGCCTGTTATGAGGCGATGCAAGAGTGGGATAAAGCAGTGGAGGTATATGAAGAAATGCTAGAGTTAGAATATACTAAGGCGTATACTTACTACAAAATAGGCTTGTGTCATAAGGAAAATAAAAAGCCTTTACTAGCTTTAAAATCCTTTCAGAAATCTTTAGTAGAAGATCCTCAGTTTTATCTTTCTATGATGGAGCAATCTTTCTTATATGAAGAGATGGGGCAGATGAAAGAGGCTCTTCACTTCGCTAAAGAGGCAACGGCTCTTAATGATACCAATGTAGATTATCAGAAAAGGTTGGCGTTTTTGTATATAGATTCGGAGCTTTTTGAAGAAAGTTTGCCATGTTTAGAAAAAATGGTAGAGGCAGAACCTAATAGATTTTATAATTGGTATGCCTATACCGAAGTGCTGATGTTGGTAGGACAGTATAATAAAGCCTTAGAAACCTTACAAAAAGCCATTTCTTTGCACAAAGATAGAGCCGAATTTTACTATCAAATGAGTAATGTGCTGTTTAATCTTGGTAAAGAGGAAGATGCTAGGGAGTATCTAGCTACTGCATTAGTGATGGAGCCTAGTTTAGCACAAGATATGTTACAGAAATACCCTTTTATCCGAGATGAGGTAAAAAGGGTAAAAGCCAATAAGAAAGAAAGCTAG
- a CDS encoding AI-2E family transporter, whose product MDNNNKHSEAISNTKIKQIALIIIIVTLFLLMAYQLAMFLPSLLGAITLYVISRKYNLYLIEKKNWKPWVSALVIMLATVVILILPLYFLIDTLIEKLGNAQAYMGRFNDFLDKIHSYILSEIQIDILSKENLDKVKETAGQLSTTILSSTLNTVTIIVSTYFLLYFMLVKPRIFERILTNAAPLKRTNINLISEKIRKMIIANAIGIPVVAFGQGLAALVGYLIFGAPSVILLFALTTIASMIPIVGGALIYVPVALFMIAEGDTVSGVGLAIYCLVVVGLIDNVLRFTLLKKLEDIHPLNTVFGIILGMNLFGFMGLVFGPILVSVTLLLIQIYRDEFSDEDNVVIASDEEALAGIATTENKNTETTTNES is encoded by the coding sequence ATGGATAACAACAACAAACACAGTGAAGCTATAAGCAATACTAAAATTAAGCAAATAGCCCTCATCATCATCATCGTGACATTATTTTTATTGATGGCCTATCAGCTAGCAATGTTCCTACCTTCTTTATTAGGTGCTATAACACTTTATGTAATCTCAAGAAAATACAACCTTTATCTCATAGAAAAAAAGAATTGGAAACCTTGGGTTTCTGCCTTGGTTATTATGCTAGCTACGGTGGTTATCCTTATTTTACCTCTCTATTTTTTAATAGATACTCTCATAGAAAAATTAGGCAATGCCCAAGCCTATATGGGGCGGTTTAATGATTTTTTAGACAAAATACACTCTTATATTCTTTCTGAAATACAAATAGATATTCTAAGTAAAGAAAATCTAGATAAGGTAAAAGAAACGGCAGGGCAATTATCTACTACTATTCTTAGTAGCACACTTAATACCGTTACGATTATTGTATCTACCTACTTCCTTCTCTATTTTATGCTGGTAAAGCCTAGGATTTTTGAGCGTATTTTAACCAATGCAGCTCCTCTTAAAAGAACCAACATTAACCTCATCAGCGAAAAAATAAGAAAAATGATTATTGCCAACGCCATAGGAATTCCTGTTGTGGCTTTTGGGCAAGGTCTTGCGGCATTGGTAGGTTATCTTATCTTTGGAGCTCCTAGCGTTATACTTTTATTTGCTCTTACCACCATTGCTTCTATGATACCTATTGTTGGTGGTGCTCTTATTTATGTTCCTGTAGCTCTGTTTATGATTGCTGAAGGCGACACTGTTTCGGGTGTAGGATTGGCTATCTATTGTCTTGTTGTAGTAGGACTTATAGATAATGTACTAAGATTCACATTGCTCAAAAAATTAGAAGATATACACCCCCTTAATACGGTGTTTGGCATCATCTTAGGAATGAATCTTTTTGGGTTTATGGGATTAGTGTTTGGACCAATTTTAGTCTCTGTAACTTTACTTCTAATACAAATATATAGAGATGAATTTTCTGATGAGGATAATGTAGTTATTGCTTCCGATGAAGAAGCTCTAGCGGGCATAGCTACCACAGAAAATAAAAATACTGAAACTACCACCAATGAATCCTGA
- a CDS encoding aminotransferase class IV has translation MCQFIESICWEHGKFYLVELHQERVDSSFQRFNRSSVIDLREILRSVEIRTPQKHKIRVVYDLEGYYEVEALPYQPPKLSSFEIVEAPEIDYSLKYKDRSSLNQLKENSNASEVIITQNGHITDTTFSNLIFLKNGEWFTPKSYLLNGIQRQNLLQKKQIKEVEITLDNLLEYSYFKIINAMNCFEISPMFSIDLIK, from the coding sequence ATGTGCCAATTTATTGAAAGCATTTGTTGGGAACACGGTAAATTCTACCTAGTTGAATTACACCAAGAAAGAGTGGATAGTTCTTTTCAGAGGTTTAACAGAAGCTCGGTTATTGATTTGAGAGAAATTCTTAGAAGTGTAGAGATTAGAACTCCACAGAAACATAAAATAAGAGTGGTCTATGATTTAGAAGGATATTATGAGGTAGAAGCTCTTCCATATCAACCGCCTAAACTTAGCTCTTTTGAAATAGTAGAAGCTCCCGAAATAGATTATAGTCTTAAATATAAAGATAGGAGTAGTTTAAATCAATTAAAGGAAAACTCTAATGCTTCGGAGGTGATTATTACTCAAAATGGACATATTACAGATACTACTTTTTCCAATCTTATTTTTCTTAAAAATGGGGAATGGTTTACTCCAAAATCTTACTTGTTGAATGGTATTCAGAGACAGAATTTGCTTCAAAAAAAACAGATTAAAGAGGTAGAAATAACTTTAGATAATCTATTAGAATACTCTTATTTTAAAATAATTAATGCTATGAATTGTTTTGAAATATCCCCTATGTTTTCAATAGATTTAATAAAATAA
- a CDS encoding TonB-dependent receptor plug domain-containing protein, whose protein sequence is MIINLLNGLFSLRKSFLNHLKKIFIFVKIKIIVGILKLKSKMKKKLITPCVLFVSTFGFTQELKTDSVAKAKEIQEVIIKSQRKKQYNDHAAYTFDKAALEKANNAKDLLVTLPELVHDPVSNSTQSIRGGKTLFLINGIEATEAQIRSVAPTNVVRVEYYDIPPARWANRADVVVNMITRNPELGYSYGADITSALTTGFLNGMVYANYTKGKNDFGLEYNLNVREYNNRRTKKLRNYSINGVDYSSEGLGRDAFGYTNQDIALRYTRVEPEKYTFQAKFNINPFTYHNQGETSNIFIQGGVVNRHQAVEHSNQKYTNPTLDLYYSRNLGAKDELIVNFVGSHYKTNSTKYNREWNVATNAEVFLNEMKLNASQTGIVGEIAHSHQFEKGKLTSGYRLTNTNVDNQLNNILGASQFEVNYLEQYFYTEYNGKWDKFSYRLGIGANNIQNKTATNFTNDWALTPKLVLSYALGKQAFRFSSSYKNANPDGEMMSPNLVQSAPNLFHSGNPDLKPQRQFNNQLNYSFNTNYFDLNTKAFYNVVKGYFASVYKENTALNGYVLNYQNAPYYREAGLGITGSIKPFASDLLVIHLYFQPTSMLMETQEGHKAKVSYVRNNFTLTSKYKQWSLFYQFNVPVYSISGSFLSKNENSNHFSLSYQLGNWKLSTGMYFMGMPAQYETKALDFSPVQSEAKTQIFDNKNMFVLGASYDFSLGKKLQIQKKLDNQTSGAVTF, encoded by the coding sequence ATGATTATAAATTTATTAAATGGACTTTTTTCTCTACGGAAATCCTTTTTAAATCATTTAAAAAAAATTTTTATTTTCGTCAAAATAAAAATTATAGTAGGTATTCTTAAATTAAAAAGTAAAATGAAAAAGAAACTAATAACGCCGTGTGTATTATTTGTAAGTACATTTGGTTTTACACAAGAACTCAAGACAGATTCTGTTGCAAAAGCTAAGGAAATTCAAGAAGTTATTATTAAATCTCAACGCAAGAAGCAGTATAATGACCACGCTGCCTATACCTTTGATAAAGCAGCTCTGGAGAAAGCTAATAATGCTAAGGATTTGTTGGTAACACTTCCAGAGTTGGTACACGACCCTGTAAGTAATTCTACCCAAAGTATCCGTGGTGGGAAAACCTTGTTCCTCATCAATGGTATAGAAGCTACTGAAGCCCAAATAAGGAGTGTTGCCCCAACTAATGTGGTACGAGTGGAGTACTATGATATTCCTCCTGCTCGTTGGGCAAACCGTGCCGATGTGGTTGTAAATATGATTACTAGAAATCCAGAATTAGGCTACTCTTACGGGGCAGACATTACTTCCGCTCTTACTACGGGTTTCTTGAACGGAATGGTCTATGCCAATTATACCAAAGGTAAAAATGATTTTGGACTAGAGTATAATCTGAATGTTAGGGAGTATAATAACAGACGGACAAAAAAGCTACGAAATTATAGCATCAATGGTGTAGATTATTCTTCGGAGGGCTTAGGAAGAGATGCTTTTGGTTATACAAACCAAGATATAGCCTTGCGTTATACCCGTGTAGAACCAGAGAAATACACTTTCCAAGCTAAGTTTAATATCAATCCATTTACTTATCACAATCAAGGAGAGACCTCTAATATATTTATTCAAGGTGGTGTGGTAAATAGGCATCAAGCGGTGGAGCATTCTAATCAAAAATATACTAATCCAACTTTAGACCTCTATTATTCTAGAAATTTGGGTGCAAAAGATGAGTTGATAGTCAATTTTGTGGGCTCTCATTACAAGACGAACTCTACAAAGTATAATAGAGAATGGAATGTAGCTACCAATGCTGAAGTTTTCCTCAATGAAATGAAACTGAATGCCTCACAAACAGGAATTGTAGGAGAGATTGCCCATAGCCATCAGTTTGAAAAGGGTAAATTAACAAGTGGTTACCGTTTAACCAATACTAATGTGGATAATCAACTTAATAATATACTAGGAGCTTCTCAATTTGAAGTAAACTATTTGGAACAGTACTTTTATACAGAGTATAATGGGAAATGGGATAAATTCAGCTATCGTTTGGGTATAGGTGCTAATAATATACAGAATAAAACAGCCACTAATTTTACTAATGATTGGGCATTAACGCCAAAGTTGGTTCTGTCTTATGCGTTAGGCAAACAGGCGTTCCGTTTTTCTAGTAGTTATAAAAATGCGAACCCAGATGGAGAAATGATGAGCCCTAACTTGGTGCAGAGTGCACCTAACTTATTCCATTCGGGAAATCCTGACTTAAAGCCTCAAAGGCAGTTTAATAACCAACTGAATTATTCCTTTAACACTAATTATTTTGATTTGAATACTAAAGCATTTTATAATGTTGTCAAAGGGTATTTTGCTTCTGTTTATAAAGAAAATACAGCACTCAATGGCTATGTTCTTAACTATCAAAACGCACCGTATTACAGAGAGGCAGGTCTTGGGATTACAGGTTCTATTAAGCCCTTTGCTAGTGATTTGTTGGTGATACATTTGTATTTTCAGCCTACTTCTATGCTAATGGAAACACAGGAAGGGCACAAGGCAAAGGTAAGTTATGTACGGAATAATTTCACACTCACTTCTAAGTATAAACAATGGAGTTTGTTTTATCAATTTAATGTTCCTGTGTATAGTATCAGTGGTTCTTTTCTTAGCAAAAACGAGAATTCTAACCATTTTTCCTTGTCTTATCAGTTAGGAAATTGGAAATTATCCACAGGAATGTATTTTATGGGAATGCCTGCACAATATGAAACGAAAGCATTAGATTTTAGCCCAGTACAGAGCGAGGCTAAAACCCAGATTTTTGATAATAAAAATATGTTTGTGCTAGGAGCGTCTTATGATTTTTCTTTAGGGAAGAAACTACAAATACAAAAGAAACTGGATAATCAGACTAGTGGAGCGGTAACTTTCTAG
- a CDS encoding aminodeoxychorismate synthase component I, with translation MFSTENQFTLMDKLSLEGVPFLFIIDFMMTKIEVFTLENLEQSELKVDFPNFKINSTPDIPKPHRYDWEVFPETKEEYLKGFRIVQKHLKKGNSYLTNYTRKTQIKTNLSLEEIFYFSNAKYKILYPNQFVCFSPETFVEIKNNKIATHPMKGTIDASLENAAEILKNDVKEKAEHYTVVDLLRNDLSQVADNVEVKDFQRIDFIKTQQRDLYAMSSEIEGVLKPQFRNKIGSLMHKLLPAGSILGAPKPKTRAIILEAEGYNRGFYTGVCGWFDGKDLDSCVMIRFIEAEGETLFFKSGGGITHLSNPDDEYQEMKNKIYVPIY, from the coding sequence ATGTTTTCTACAGAAAATCAGTTCACTTTAATGGATAAACTCTCTTTGGAGGGTGTTCCGTTTCTTTTCATCATAGATTTTATGATGACTAAAATAGAGGTGTTTACTTTAGAAAATTTGGAACAATCAGAGCTTAAAGTAGATTTTCCAAACTTTAAAATAAACTCAACTCCCGACATTCCAAAGCCTCATCGTTACGATTGGGAAGTATTTCCAGAAACGAAAGAAGAGTATCTTAAAGGTTTTCGTATAGTACAGAAACATCTAAAAAAAGGAAATTCCTATTTAACTAATTACACTAGAAAGACCCAGATAAAAACCAATCTTTCTTTAGAAGAAATTTTCTATTTCTCTAATGCCAAATACAAAATACTTTATCCCAATCAGTTTGTTTGTTTTTCTCCTGAAACTTTTGTGGAGATAAAGAATAATAAAATAGCCACTCATCCAATGAAAGGAACGATAGACGCTTCCTTAGAAAACGCTGCAGAGATTTTGAAAAACGATGTTAAAGAAAAGGCGGAGCATTACACGGTGGTAGATTTACTTAGAAATGATTTAAGTCAAGTAGCAGATAATGTTGAAGTTAAAGACTTTCAGCGAATTGATTTTATTAAAACTCAACAGCGAGATTTATACGCAATGAGTTCCGAGATAGAAGGTGTGCTAAAACCTCAATTTAGAAATAAAATAGGAAGTTTAATGCATAAATTGCTTCCAGCGGGCTCTATACTAGGAGCTCCAAAGCCTAAAACAAGAGCAATTATATTAGAGGCAGAAGGTTACAATAGAGGTTTCTATACAGGTGTCTGTGGTTGGTTTGATGGGAAGGATTTGGACTCTTGCGTGATGATAAGATTTATAGAAGCGGAAGGAGAAACTTTATTTTTTAAGAGTGGCGGAGGTATTACTCACTTAAGCAATCCCGATGATGAGTATCAAGAAATGAAAAACAAAATTTATGTGCCAATTTATTGA
- a CDS encoding TolC family protein has translation MKTKLKYISLVVGSLVLVNCKAPTTLQVKDNVKETLPESYTKDEVSNKSTGTPPWREFFTDPHLVSLIETALNNNQELLITLQEIEKAKSSVMYRNGRLLPSVSVEAAAGVKKVGRYTSEGAGDASTQMEEGKPIPDPLGNFGIGLQADWEVDIWNKLRTEKKSAIAHYLATVDGKNFVLSSLIAEVAQSYYELLALDSQYSYLKKYIELQRKALEVSKIQKQAAATTELSVKKFEAELAKSSANLYTVQQSILEKENDINLLLGRFYQPIPRSSAEFLDIVPQSIKTGIPSELLANRPDVKQAELELEAAKLDVEAARKEFYPSLNITFGAGLESFKPSYFTHFPESLAYNIVGDLVGPLINKSAIKAKFNTANASQLQALYEYNKTLIKAYMEVSNNLNKIKNYQQYFDLKHTQSKDLDEAIGISNLLFTNARADYMEVLMTQRDALDAKMELIEAKNTQLNATVYLYKSLGGGWK, from the coding sequence ATGAAAACTAAACTAAAATATATATCATTGGTAGTCGGTAGCTTAGTGCTAGTTAATTGTAAAGCGCCAACAACATTACAAGTAAAAGATAATGTAAAAGAGACTCTACCAGAAAGTTATACAAAAGATGAAGTTTCTAATAAAAGTACAGGGACTCCACCTTGGAGAGAATTTTTTACGGATCCTCATTTAGTTTCTTTAATAGAAACGGCTCTTAATAACAATCAAGAGTTATTAATTACATTACAAGAGATAGAAAAAGCCAAAAGTAGTGTAATGTATAGAAACGGAAGATTGCTTCCCTCAGTTTCTGTGGAGGCGGCTGCTGGTGTTAAAAAAGTAGGGCGTTACACTAGTGAAGGTGCAGGAGATGCATCTACACAAATGGAAGAAGGAAAGCCAATTCCAGACCCATTGGGTAATTTTGGAATAGGTTTACAAGCAGATTGGGAGGTGGATATTTGGAATAAGCTCAGAACAGAAAAAAAATCTGCAATAGCTCACTATTTAGCTACAGTAGACGGTAAGAATTTTGTGCTTTCAAGTTTGATAGCAGAAGTGGCACAAAGCTATTATGAACTTTTAGCTTTGGATAGTCAATACTCTTATCTTAAAAAATATATTGAGCTTCAAAGAAAAGCCTTGGAGGTTTCTAAAATTCAAAAACAGGCGGCTGCAACTACAGAATTATCAGTTAAAAAATTTGAAGCTGAGTTAGCAAAATCATCGGCAAATTTATATACAGTTCAGCAAAGTATTTTAGAGAAAGAAAATGACATCAATTTGTTACTAGGAAGATTCTATCAACCTATTCCTCGTTCAAGTGCAGAATTTTTGGATATCGTACCACAGTCTATTAAAACAGGTATTCCTTCGGAGTTACTAGCTAATAGACCAGATGTTAAACAAGCAGAGCTAGAGTTAGAGGCTGCTAAGTTAGATGTAGAAGCTGCTAGAAAAGAGTTTTATCCTTCTTTAAATATTACTTTTGGAGCTGGTTTAGAGTCTTTTAAACCAAGTTACTTCACTCATTTTCCAGAGTCTTTAGCTTATAATATAGTGGGAGATTTGGTTGGACCACTAATTAACAAATCAGCGATAAAAGCAAAATTTAATACGGCAAATGCGTCTCAACTACAGGCTTTGTATGAATATAATAAAACGCTCATCAAAGCCTATATGGAAGTTTCTAATAATTTGAACAAAATTAAAAATTACCAACAATACTTTGACTTAAAACACACTCAAAGCAAAGATTTAGACGAGGCGATAGGGATTTCAAACCTTCTGTTTACTAATGCTAGGGCAGACTATATGGAGGTTTTGATGACACAAAGAGATGCCTTAGATGCCAAAATGGAACTTATAGAAGCTAAAAATACACAGCTAAATGCAACGGTATACCTCTATAAAAGTTTGGGAGGTGGATGGAAATAA
- a CDS encoding DUF6132 family protein codes for MIDFIKKHKLSIIGAIIGAVSGYLYWKFVGCSTGTCAITSKPINSILYGGIMGALFLSLFKK; via the coding sequence ATGATAGATTTTATTAAAAAGCATAAACTAAGCATTATAGGAGCAATAATAGGTGCCGTAAGTGGTTATCTATATTGGAAGTTTGTAGGCTGTAGCACTGGAACTTGTGCTATTACCTCTAAGCCTATCAACAGTATACTCTATGGAGGAATAATGGGAGCTTTGTTTCTATCTCTATTCAAAAAATAA
- a CDS encoding heavy-metal-associated domain-containing protein, which translates to MSNNTTTHNIEVENIKCGGCMNSIKKAILKIENIETITIDKDTETVTVTGAIDRASLVDKLSSLGYPEKGNNTILKKAKSFVSCAIGRMSDPVE; encoded by the coding sequence ATGTCAAACAACACAACAACCCACAACATAGAAGTAGAAAACATAAAATGCGGTGGCTGTATGAACAGTATTAAAAAAGCCATTCTTAAAATAGAAAACATAGAAACTATTACCATAGATAAAGATACCGAAACGGTTACAGTTACGGGAGCAATAGACCGTGCTTCTCTTGTTGATAAATTGTCTAGTTTAGGCTATCCTGAAAAAGGAAATAATACTATACTAAAGAAAGCCAAATCTTTTGTAAGCTGTGCCATTGGTAGAATGAGCGACCCAGTGGAGTAA